The Streptomyces sp. P9-A4 genome contains a region encoding:
- a CDS encoding threonine aldolase family protein: protein MTPALGPRTDARRHHDPSVRGFASDNYAGAHPEVLAALALANDGHQVAYGEDQYTEHLQRIMHSHFGPTAEAFPVFNGTGANVTALQALTDRWGAVICAESAHINVDEGGAPERMGGLKLLTVPTPDGKLTPELIDRQAWGWEDEHRAMPQVVSITQNTELGTVYTVDEIRAIVEHSHAKGMKVHLDGARIANAAASLDVPMRAFTNAVGVDVISYGGTKNGMLFGEAIVVLDPDAVSHMKHLRKLSMQLASKMRFVSVQLEALLAKDLWLRNARHANAMAQRLAAGVREVDGVEILYPVQANAVFARLPHDVTRRLQERFRFYFWDETAGDVRWMCAFDTTEDDVDAFLQALKEELAR, encoded by the coding sequence GTGACCCCGGCCCTCGGCCCCCGGACCGACGCACGTCGTCACCACGACCCGTCGGTCCGGGGATTCGCCAGCGACAACTACGCCGGCGCCCACCCCGAGGTCCTCGCGGCGCTCGCCCTCGCCAACGACGGCCATCAGGTCGCCTACGGCGAGGACCAGTACACCGAGCACCTCCAGCGGATCATGCACAGCCACTTCGGCCCCACCGCCGAAGCCTTCCCGGTCTTCAACGGCACCGGGGCGAACGTGACCGCCCTCCAGGCGCTCACCGACCGCTGGGGCGCCGTGATCTGCGCCGAGTCCGCCCACATCAACGTGGACGAGGGCGGTGCCCCGGAGCGGATGGGCGGCCTCAAGCTGCTCACCGTGCCGACCCCGGACGGCAAGCTCACCCCCGAGCTGATCGACCGGCAGGCCTGGGGCTGGGAGGACGAGCACCGGGCGATGCCGCAGGTCGTCTCGATCACCCAGAACACCGAGCTGGGCACCGTCTACACGGTGGACGAGATCCGCGCGATCGTCGAGCACTCCCACGCCAAGGGGATGAAGGTCCACCTCGACGGGGCCCGGATAGCCAACGCCGCCGCCTCGCTCGACGTGCCGATGCGCGCGTTCACCAACGCGGTGGGCGTCGACGTCATCTCGTACGGCGGCACCAAGAACGGCATGCTCTTCGGCGAGGCGATCGTCGTCCTCGACCCGGACGCGGTCAGCCACATGAAGCACCTGCGCAAGCTGTCCATGCAGCTCGCGTCGAAGATGCGCTTCGTGTCGGTGCAGCTGGAGGCCCTCCTCGCGAAGGACCTGTGGCTGCGCAACGCCCGCCACGCCAACGCGATGGCCCAGCGCCTCGCGGCCGGGGTGCGCGAGGTCGACGGGGTGGAGATCCTCTACCCGGTGCAGGCCAACGCGGTCTTCGCCCGTCTCCCGCACGATGTGACCCGGCGGCTCCAGGAGCGCTTCCGCTTCTACTTCTGGGACGAGACGGCCGGCGACGTCCGCTGGATGTGCGCCTTCGACACCACGGAGGACGACGTGGACGCCTTCCTCCAGGCCCTGAAGGAAGAGCTGGCCCGCTGA
- a CDS encoding SDR family oxidoreductase: MNANGNGGPLDGAVIAVAGAAGPAGRAVLLRLAEAGATVVASDADPARLAEAVDAARYAHGGAKVVGDTVDLLDLDATRDWAAKTEKEFGRIDGLVHLVGGWRGSASFTETDLADWGFLEKLLIRTVQHTSLAFHDGLLRAGGRGRYALISQVGAHKPLAKNAAYNAGKAAAEAWTLAMADSFRKLGGDDGPQAAAAILVIKALVHDAMRAERPSAKFAGFTDVKDLADEIAGLWDKPAQELNGQRLWLTPKP; this comes from the coding sequence ATGAACGCCAACGGAAACGGCGGGCCGCTCGACGGCGCCGTCATCGCGGTCGCCGGAGCGGCCGGCCCCGCGGGCCGCGCGGTCCTGCTGCGGCTCGCCGAGGCGGGCGCCACGGTGGTCGCGTCCGACGCGGACCCGGCGCGCCTCGCGGAGGCCGTCGACGCCGCCCGCTACGCGCACGGCGGAGCCAAGGTCGTCGGCGACACCGTCGACCTCCTCGACCTGGACGCCACGCGCGACTGGGCCGCCAAGACCGAGAAGGAGTTCGGGCGGATCGACGGCCTGGTCCACCTCGTCGGCGGCTGGCGCGGCAGCGCCTCCTTCACCGAGACGGACCTCGCGGACTGGGGCTTCCTGGAGAAGCTCCTCATCCGCACCGTCCAGCACACCTCGCTCGCCTTCCACGACGGACTGCTGCGGGCCGGCGGACGCGGGCGCTACGCCCTGATCAGCCAGGTCGGCGCGCACAAGCCGCTGGCCAAGAACGCCGCGTACAACGCGGGCAAGGCCGCCGCCGAGGCCTGGACCCTCGCCATGGCGGACTCGTTCCGCAAGCTGGGGGGCGACGACGGCCCGCAGGCGGCGGCTGCCATCCTGGTGATCAAGGCACTGGTGCACGACGCCATGCGCGCCGAACGCCCCAGCGCGAAGTTCGCGGGCTTCACCGACGTGAAGGACCTGGCCGACGAGATCGCCGGGCTCTGGGACAAGCCCGCCCAGGAACTGAATGGACAGCGTCTGTGGCTGACCCCCAAGCCGTGA
- a CDS encoding DUF6421 family protein → MTEILVQDVTGGGISTDARVIDHPAWPELKNAVEEIRVWQSADGSIDFEREGAPARALAELTLDRVIAAVEQLSPLVTHDGAYHQALVSDLRAWVEGGFAVPDFLDSLLAFQPAADRVDGLQHLVLFPMYTQNGNPDRNLEAVVLRMVWPEWLSELERTRYDNPLFCGITFEDFTAGYDTHSAVLFPETIAVREAPERFTWGGIFCDREAARFRKVTEAAVDTLGIELPEDIAAMIGDQTRCEQAFVLWDMVHDRTHSHGDLPFDPFMIKQRQPFWMYGLEELRCDLTAFKEAVKLEAEGNAHGRDVQYAVLFDRMFRFPLSGDRNRNYDGLGGQLLFAYLHKNDVVRWTDNTLKIDWQRAPEVTNQLCAEIETLYRDGIDRPKLVHWFKAYELVSTYLAPHPGSKWAKGPDALDLSLPPRKLVDDVLPDEFPLSMFFEALAKKLKGVIADTKGITAADVSRTERAAA, encoded by the coding sequence ATGACGGAAATTCTTGTGCAGGACGTGACCGGTGGGGGGATATCCACCGACGCCCGGGTGATCGACCACCCCGCCTGGCCCGAGCTCAAGAATGCCGTGGAGGAGATCCGCGTCTGGCAGAGCGCGGACGGTTCCATCGACTTCGAGCGCGAGGGCGCGCCCGCCCGCGCCCTGGCCGAGCTGACCCTCGACCGCGTCATCGCCGCGGTCGAGCAGCTCTCCCCGCTCGTCACGCACGACGGCGCCTACCACCAGGCCCTCGTCTCCGACCTGCGCGCCTGGGTCGAGGGCGGCTTCGCCGTCCCGGACTTCCTGGACTCGCTGCTGGCCTTCCAGCCGGCCGCCGACCGCGTGGACGGGCTCCAGCACCTCGTGCTGTTCCCGATGTACACGCAGAACGGCAACCCGGACCGCAACCTCGAAGCCGTCGTGCTCCGCATGGTGTGGCCGGAGTGGCTCTCCGAGCTGGAGCGCACCCGCTACGACAACCCGCTCTTCTGCGGCATCACCTTCGAGGACTTCACCGCCGGGTACGACACCCACTCGGCCGTCCTCTTCCCGGAGACCATCGCCGTCCGCGAGGCCCCCGAGCGCTTCACCTGGGGCGGCATCTTCTGCGACCGCGAGGCCGCGCGCTTCCGCAAGGTCACCGAGGCCGCGGTCGACACCCTGGGCATCGAGCTGCCCGAGGACATCGCCGCCATGATCGGCGACCAGACCCGCTGCGAGCAGGCCTTCGTGCTCTGGGACATGGTCCACGACCGCACCCACAGCCACGGCGACCTGCCCTTCGACCCCTTCATGATCAAGCAGCGCCAGCCGTTCTGGATGTACGGGCTCGAAGAGCTCCGCTGCGACCTCACGGCCTTCAAGGAGGCCGTGAAGCTGGAGGCCGAGGGCAACGCGCACGGCCGTGACGTGCAGTACGCGGTGCTCTTCGACCGGATGTTCCGCTTCCCGCTCTCCGGCGACCGCAACCGCAACTACGACGGTCTGGGCGGCCAGCTCCTCTTCGCGTACCTCCACAAGAACGACGTGGTGCGCTGGACGGACAACACGCTCAAGATCGACTGGCAGCGGGCCCCCGAGGTCACCAACCAGCTCTGCGCCGAGATCGAGACCCTGTACCGCGACGGCATCGACCGTCCGAAGCTGGTCCACTGGTTCAAGGCGTACGAACTGGTCTCCACCTACCTCGCCCCGCACCCGGGATCGAAGTGGGCCAAGGGTCCCGACGCCCTCGACCTCTCCCTCCCGCCCCGCAAGCTCGTCGACGACGTGCTTCCGGACGAGTTTCCGCTCAGCATGTTCTTTGAGGCCCTCGCCAAGAAGCTGAAGGGCGTGATCGCCGACACGAAGGGGATCACCGCCGCCGACGTCTCGCGGACCGAGCGGGCCGCCGCGTGA
- a CDS encoding GNAT family N-acetyltransferase codes for MDTATSHETGRISYREAVLDDVPALVPLVESAYRGDASRGGWTTEADILQGQRTDPEGVAAVITAPASRLLVVERDGELVACCQLEHRGEAAYFGMFAVRPELQGAGLGKLIIAEAERRVREAWDVSEMHMTVISVREELVAWYERRGYRRTGRMTPFPYGDERFGLPQRDDLEFELLVKPLG; via the coding sequence ATGGACACCGCCACGTCGCACGAGACCGGCCGTATCAGCTACCGCGAGGCGGTCCTGGACGATGTCCCGGCCCTCGTCCCGCTCGTCGAGTCGGCCTACCGGGGCGACGCGAGCCGGGGCGGCTGGACCACGGAGGCGGACATCCTCCAGGGTCAGCGCACCGACCCCGAGGGTGTGGCGGCCGTGATCACCGCGCCCGCCAGCCGCCTCCTGGTCGTCGAGCGCGACGGTGAGCTCGTCGCCTGCTGCCAGCTGGAGCACCGGGGCGAGGCCGCGTACTTCGGCATGTTCGCCGTCCGTCCCGAACTCCAGGGCGCCGGTCTCGGCAAGCTGATCATCGCGGAGGCAGAGCGCCGGGTGCGCGAGGCCTGGGACGTGAGCGAGATGCACATGACGGTGATCTCCGTACGCGAGGAGCTCGTCGCCTGGTACGAGCGGCGCGGCTACCGGCGTACCGGGCGGATGACCCCGTTCCCGTACGGCGACGAGCGCTTCGGGCTGCCCCAGCGCGACGACCTGGAGTTCGAGCTCCTGGTCAAGCCGCTGGGCTGA
- a CDS encoding DUF5134 domain-containing protein — MHGPALSGWLMVALCVATGVYCLLRMRACAGEERRSAGAEAVMGFGMASMALPAAVLSPPEWSWAVYAAVFGGATLHALMAVRHGRHHLHHLVGSLAMVYMAVAMASAGAGAHAGHTAGTAGGIPALTGGLLLYYGVYVLHTGARLVPVVAPAAVRGPVPAGAPSVAVGGPGPAWARRPELTLACRLSMALAMLGMLLTV, encoded by the coding sequence GTGCACGGACCGGCCCTTTCGGGGTGGTTGATGGTCGCGCTGTGCGTGGCGACGGGGGTGTACTGCCTGCTGCGGATGCGGGCGTGCGCCGGGGAGGAGCGGCGGTCGGCGGGCGCCGAGGCGGTGATGGGCTTCGGGATGGCGTCCATGGCGCTGCCGGCGGCGGTGCTCTCGCCGCCGGAGTGGAGCTGGGCGGTGTACGCGGCGGTGTTCGGCGGGGCGACCCTGCACGCCCTGATGGCGGTCCGGCACGGCCGTCACCATCTGCACCATCTGGTCGGCTCGCTCGCCATGGTCTACATGGCGGTGGCGATGGCCTCGGCCGGTGCGGGGGCGCACGCGGGGCACACGGCGGGCACGGCGGGCGGCATACCCGCGCTCACGGGCGGGCTTCTCCTCTACTACGGGGTGTACGTGCTCCACACGGGCGCGAGACTCGTGCCCGTGGTGGCACCGGCGGCCGTGCGCGGCCCGGTGCCCGCCGGGGCACCCTCGGTGGCCGTCGGCGGGCCCGGGCCGGCCTGGGCGAGACGGCCGGAACTGACGCTCGCCTGCCGCCTGTCGATGGCGCTCGCGATGCTGGGCATGCTGCTGACCGTGTGA
- a CDS encoding M56 family metallopeptidase, whose product MWVSLALFLLGLLTALAAPRLLSRADWVEREPVVALWVWQCVVAAVLLSFALSMTFSASTAWQAVRGQVFAPAPRAVVDAYELGTTGPWSAVLAVALAAGGVWTGAMLGREISGARARRRQRRCDLLVRAPLLPGEQPGGERLVILEGERADAWWMSGATPRLVITTAALRRLKGRQLDAVLAHEQGHARARHDWLLHCSGALAAGFPGIPVFAAFRGEMHRLVELAADDVASRRFGRLTIALALVELNEDRGVFGPASGPYADLPLRVNRLLTAAPRLTAGRRLRLTAAASLVPVVPVLVAFVPALSALG is encoded by the coding sequence ATGTGGGTCTCCCTCGCGCTGTTCCTGCTCGGCCTCCTGACCGCTCTCGCGGCCCCCCGGCTGCTGTCGCGGGCCGACTGGGTGGAGCGAGAACCCGTGGTGGCCCTGTGGGTCTGGCAGTGCGTGGTCGCCGCCGTGCTGCTGAGCTTCGCGCTCTCCATGACGTTCAGCGCGTCGACCGCCTGGCAGGCCGTCCGGGGCCAGGTCTTCGCCCCCGCGCCGCGCGCGGTGGTCGACGCCTACGAGCTGGGTACGACCGGGCCGTGGTCCGCGGTGCTCGCGGTGGCCCTGGCGGCCGGCGGGGTGTGGACCGGGGCGATGCTGGGCCGCGAGATCAGCGGCGCCCGCGCCCGGCGGCGGCAGCGCCGCTGCGATCTGCTGGTCCGCGCGCCCCTGCTGCCCGGGGAACAGCCGGGCGGCGAGCGTCTCGTGATCCTGGAGGGCGAGCGGGCGGACGCCTGGTGGATGTCCGGGGCGACGCCCCGGCTGGTCATCACCACGGCGGCGCTGCGGCGGCTGAAAGGACGTCAGCTGGACGCCGTCCTGGCGCACGAGCAGGGGCACGCGCGCGCCCGGCACGACTGGCTGCTGCACTGCTCCGGGGCGCTGGCGGCCGGATTCCCGGGCATCCCGGTGTTCGCGGCCTTCCGCGGGGAGATGCACCGGCTGGTGGAGCTGGCTGCCGACGACGTGGCCTCGCGCCGGTTCGGGCGGCTGACGATCGCGCTCGCCCTCGTCGAACTCAACGAGGACCGAGGGGTGTTCGGCCCCGCGTCCGGCCCGTACGCGGACCTTCCGCTGCGGGTGAACCGGCTGCTCACCGCCGCGCCCCGGCTCACGGCCGGACGCCGGCTCCGGCTCACGGCCGCCGCGTCCCTGGTGCCGGTGGTCCCGGTCCTCGTGGCGTTCGTGCCGGCGCTCAGCGCACTGGGATAG
- a CDS encoding phosphatase PAP2 family protein: protein MRTSAVVTGVLAVLLLVLVAVGWAPLLSFDRSVAEALHRHAVTHPGFTHLNRVLSDWAWDPWTMRALAGATALLLWWRRERRTALWVVGTSLLAVGLQQALKALVGRDRPHWVDPVDSARYAAFPSGHAMTATVTCGLLLWVLSIHWRDEWRGWGTLAGAAVVSVLGVGWTRVYLGVHWPSDVLGGWLFGWCCVAVAVLTYRWSERRDGRTVPAGDGSRMEEER from the coding sequence ATGCGCACCTCCGCCGTGGTCACCGGGGTTCTGGCCGTCCTTCTGCTCGTGCTCGTCGCCGTGGGCTGGGCCCCGCTGCTCTCCTTCGACCGGTCGGTCGCCGAGGCTCTCCACCGGCACGCCGTGACGCACCCCGGGTTCACCCACCTCAACCGCGTCCTCAGCGACTGGGCATGGGACCCGTGGACGATGCGTGCCCTGGCAGGGGCGACCGCGCTGCTGCTGTGGTGGCGCAGGGAGCGGCGGACGGCCCTGTGGGTGGTGGGGACCAGCCTGCTGGCCGTGGGGCTCCAGCAGGCGTTGAAGGCGCTGGTGGGGCGGGACCGGCCGCACTGGGTCGATCCGGTCGACTCGGCGCGGTACGCCGCGTTCCCGTCGGGGCACGCGATGACGGCGACGGTGACCTGCGGGCTGCTGCTCTGGGTCCTCTCGATCCACTGGCGGGACGAGTGGCGCGGCTGGGGCACGCTCGCGGGCGCCGCGGTCGTGTCCGTCCTGGGGGTCGGGTGGACGCGGGTCTACCTGGGCGTGCACTGGCCCTCGGATGTGCTCGGGGGCTGGCTGTTCGGCTGGTGCTGCGTGGCCGTGGCGGTCCTCACGTACCGCTGGAGCGAGCGGCGGGACGGGCGCACGGTTCCCGCCGGCGACGGGAGCAGAATGGAAGAGGAACGATGA
- a CDS encoding TetR/AcrR family transcriptional regulator codes for MSPRSPSVNEELRRRSRERILQATVELVDTRGYEAATLGDIAKRAGTARGLISYYFPGKQQLLQAAVHRLMHLTLEEALEREPRTEDGRERLARAIDAILGLAAKRPTLMRTHMAGILQAEGFVQCEEQQRLAFLLRDTVTRYGSEDVDTDYPLLRALLMGAVVAVLLPGAGMPIARLRSELFHRYGLDWEAGVPPGGGPPDGTPALSPSAGPHGPGQSSKSE; via the coding sequence ATGTCCCCGCGTAGCCCATCGGTCAATGAAGAGCTTCGCCGCAGGTCGCGGGAGCGCATTCTGCAGGCCACGGTGGAGCTGGTCGACACCCGGGGCTACGAGGCGGCCACCCTCGGTGACATCGCGAAGCGGGCGGGCACGGCACGTGGTCTGATCTCGTACTACTTCCCCGGCAAGCAGCAGTTGCTGCAGGCGGCGGTGCACCGGCTGATGCACCTCACGCTGGAGGAGGCGCTGGAGCGGGAGCCCCGTACGGAGGACGGCCGGGAGCGGCTGGCCCGCGCGATCGACGCGATCCTGGGCCTGGCGGCGAAGCGCCCCACGCTGATGCGGACCCATATGGCGGGCATCCTGCAGGCCGAGGGGTTCGTGCAGTGCGAGGAGCAGCAGCGGCTCGCGTTCCTGCTGCGGGACACGGTCACGCGGTACGGCTCCGAGGACGTGGACACCGACTATCCGCTGCTGCGCGCCCTGCTGATGGGCGCGGTGGTGGCGGTGCTGCTGCCGGGCGCGGGGATGCCGATCGCGCGGCTGCGGTCGGAGCTGTTCCACCGTTACGGGCTGGACTGGGAGGCGGGTGTGCCGCCGGGCGGGGGTCCGCCCGACGGCACGCCGGCGCTCAGTCCGTCAGCCGGCCCTCATGGGCCCGGTCAGTCGTCGAAGTCGGAGTAG
- a CDS encoding LVIVD repeat-containing protein translates to MTSLRTPRTPSITRDPRARIRRLGVASAAAGLLATLLTTGPAAATPDPGDALVQGKVTSQQAADARSAIQSGEIPGVDEIVHSSNIEHLANIPKDALQSLNTDLAFQGKYAFAGNYDGFRIYDISNPKAPKSVAQVLCPGSQNDISVSGNLLFLSTDSSRSDNSCASTTQPASVKESWEGMKIFDISDIANPKYVAAVETSCGSHTHTLVPKRKDVYVYVSSYSPNAAFPDCQPPHDGISVIKVPRKAPEKAAIVNFPVLFPGEGPDGGGNPGGPTNPGVSKTTGCHDITVLPEKNIAAGACMGDGILFDIEDPEHPKVIDQVQDNVNFAFWHSATFNQKANKVVFTDELGGGGAATCNAEVGPNRGADGIYDIVGKGKKSKLVFRSYFKIPRHQADTENCVAHNGSLIPVKGKDLMVQAWYQGGVSVWDFTDSAKPKEIAYFERGPLSATTMSTGGSWSAYYYNGYIYSNDIAKGFDVLKLSDRRTDPAKRIRMDELNVQTQPDYSDFDD, encoded by the coding sequence GTGACTTCGTTGCGTACCCCGCGTACCCCATCCATCACGCGTGACCCGCGTGCTCGGATCAGACGCCTGGGCGTGGCATCCGCCGCGGCCGGGCTGCTGGCCACACTGCTCACGACCGGCCCCGCGGCCGCCACACCCGACCCGGGAGACGCCCTCGTGCAGGGCAAGGTCACCTCGCAGCAGGCGGCCGACGCGCGCTCCGCCATCCAGAGCGGCGAGATACCCGGCGTGGACGAGATCGTCCACAGCTCCAACATCGAGCACCTCGCGAACATCCCCAAGGACGCCCTCCAGAGCCTCAACACGGACCTCGCGTTCCAGGGCAAGTACGCCTTCGCCGGCAACTACGACGGCTTCCGGATCTACGACATCAGCAACCCGAAGGCCCCGAAGAGCGTCGCGCAGGTCCTCTGCCCCGGTTCCCAGAACGACATCTCCGTCTCCGGGAACCTGCTGTTCCTCTCGACGGACTCCTCCCGGAGCGACAACTCCTGCGCCAGCACCACGCAGCCCGCCTCGGTCAAGGAATCCTGGGAGGGCATGAAGATCTTCGACATCAGCGACATCGCCAACCCGAAGTACGTCGCCGCCGTCGAGACCTCCTGCGGTTCGCACACCCACACCCTGGTGCCGAAGCGCAAGGACGTGTACGTCTACGTCTCCTCGTACTCGCCCAACGCCGCCTTCCCCGACTGCCAGCCCCCGCACGACGGCATCTCGGTCATCAAGGTGCCCCGCAAGGCGCCCGAGAAGGCCGCGATCGTCAACTTCCCCGTCCTCTTCCCGGGCGAGGGCCCGGACGGCGGCGGCAACCCGGGCGGACCCACCAACCCGGGCGTCTCCAAGACCACGGGCTGCCACGACATCACCGTGCTGCCGGAGAAGAACATCGCCGCCGGTGCCTGCATGGGTGACGGCATCCTCTTCGACATCGAGGACCCCGAGCACCCGAAGGTGATCGACCAGGTCCAGGACAACGTCAACTTCGCGTTCTGGCACTCCGCCACCTTCAACCAGAAGGCCAACAAGGTCGTCTTCACCGACGAGCTCGGCGGCGGCGGCGCGGCCACCTGCAACGCCGAGGTCGGCCCCAACCGCGGTGCCGACGGCATCTACGACATCGTCGGCAAGGGCAAGAAGAGCAAGCTCGTCTTCCGCAGCTACTTCAAGATCCCGCGCCACCAGGCCGACACCGAGAACTGCGTCGCCCACAACGGCTCGCTGATCCCGGTCAAGGGCAAGGACCTCATGGTCCAGGCCTGGTACCAGGGCGGCGTCTCCGTCTGGGACTTCACCGACTCGGCCAAGCCCAAGGAGATCGCCTACTTCGAGCGCGGCCCGCTGTCCGCCACCACCATGTCGACCGGTGGCTCCTGGTCCGCGTACTACTACAACGGCTACATCTACTCGAACGACATCGCCAAGGGCTTCGACGTCCTGAAGCTCTCCGACCGCCGTACCGACCCCGCGAAGCGGATCCGGATGGACGAGCTCAACGTCCAGACGCAGCCGGACTACTCCGACTTCGACGACTGA
- a CDS encoding DUF305 domain-containing protein, protein MLIRRQRAVVAVALSAVAVLALAACESAPDKGDPRAGASTGNTVVAPGKPGEPARRISPEEAARLLPDESPNGADFRYAQMMIVHHRQALTMTALAPDRAGSPQVKKVAERIAAAQKPEIGAMEGWLKTNGGPREQTGHDHHSMPGMATEAQLKELGAAKGKAFDTLFLKLMITHHEGAVTMAAEVLTEGNNVLVEEMANDVIAQQTSEINRMRSL, encoded by the coding sequence TTGTTGATCCGCCGTCAGCGTGCCGTCGTCGCCGTGGCCCTGTCCGCCGTCGCCGTACTCGCCCTGGCCGCCTGCGAGTCGGCTCCCGACAAGGGGGACCCGAGGGCCGGGGCGTCGACCGGGAACACGGTGGTGGCGCCGGGGAAGCCGGGTGAACCGGCCCGGCGGATATCCCCGGAGGAGGCCGCGCGCCTGCTCCCCGACGAGAGCCCCAACGGAGCGGACTTCCGCTACGCGCAGATGATGATCGTGCACCACCGGCAGGCCCTCACCATGACGGCCCTCGCCCCGGACCGGGCGGGCTCCCCGCAGGTGAAGAAGGTGGCCGAGCGGATCGCGGCGGCGCAGAAGCCGGAGATCGGCGCGATGGAAGGTTGGCTGAAAACCAACGGTGGCCCGCGCGAACAGACGGGCCACGACCACCACTCGATGCCGGGCATGGCCACCGAGGCCCAGCTGAAGGAACTGGGCGCGGCGAAGGGCAAGGCCTTCGACACACTGTTCCTGAAGCTGATGATCACGCACCACGAGGGCGCGGTGACGATGGCGGCGGAGGTCCTGACCGAGGGAAACAACGTCCTCGTGGAGGAGATGGCGAACGACGTCATCGCCCAGCAGACCTCGGAGATCAACCGGATGCGGTCGCTGTAG
- a CDS encoding ArsR/SmtB family transcription factor has protein sequence MTTTTSPRELEHPARDRIRLEAVLHALADPVRLQIVWEMAREGVGLSCSYFDLPVTKSTTTHHFRVLREGGVIRQTYRGTAKLNSLRRDDLDALFPGLLDKVLTAVAAQTAREGGAI, from the coding sequence ATGACGACGACCACCAGCCCCCGCGAGCTGGAACACCCCGCGCGCGACCGGATCCGCCTGGAAGCGGTGCTCCACGCGCTCGCGGATCCGGTGCGCCTGCAGATCGTGTGGGAGATGGCGCGCGAGGGCGTCGGGCTGAGCTGCTCGTACTTCGACCTCCCGGTCACCAAGTCCACGACGACCCACCACTTCCGGGTGCTCCGCGAAGGCGGCGTCATCCGGCAGACCTACCGGGGTACGGCGAAACTCAACTCCCTGCGCCGCGACGACCTGGACGCCCTCTTCCCCGGCCTCCTCGACAAGGTGCTCACGGCGGTGGCCGCCCAGACCGCCCGCGAGGGCGGCGCGATCTAG
- a CDS encoding NADH:flavin oxidoreductase/NADH oxidase, whose protein sequence is MSVALFEPYTLRSLTVPNRVWMAPMCQYSAEMTGPNAGVATDWHFAHYGSRATGGAGLILVEATAVAPEGRISPADLGLWNDTQTESLRRIAGFLKEHGTVPGIQIGHAGRKASTKRPWEGRGPVPDGGPGWQPVAPSPVEFAEGHPVPTELTVERIREITGLFADAARRALDAGFQVVEVHGAHGYLIGEFLSPHSNHRTDEYGGSFENRTRFALEVVDAVRAVWPEDLPVFFRISATDWLEEQGWTPDETVRFAALLREHGIDLLDVSSGGNGGPAQIPLSPGYQVPFAARVKAETGLPVAAVGLITESEHAEKIVANGEADAVLLGRELLRDASWPRRAARELGATTHAPSQYAWAI, encoded by the coding sequence ATGAGCGTCGCCCTGTTCGAGCCCTACACCCTGCGGTCCCTCACCGTGCCCAACCGGGTCTGGATGGCGCCCATGTGCCAGTACTCCGCGGAGATGACCGGCCCGAACGCGGGCGTCGCCACGGACTGGCACTTCGCCCACTACGGCTCCCGCGCCACCGGCGGCGCCGGACTCATCCTCGTGGAGGCCACCGCCGTCGCCCCCGAGGGCCGGATCAGCCCGGCGGACCTCGGCCTCTGGAACGACACCCAGACCGAGAGCCTGCGACGGATCGCCGGCTTCCTCAAGGAGCACGGCACCGTGCCCGGCATCCAGATCGGCCACGCCGGACGCAAGGCCTCGACCAAGCGCCCCTGGGAGGGCCGGGGCCCCGTCCCCGACGGCGGCCCCGGCTGGCAGCCCGTCGCCCCCAGCCCCGTCGAGTTCGCCGAGGGCCACCCCGTGCCCACCGAGCTGACCGTGGAACGGATCCGGGAGATCACCGGCCTGTTCGCGGACGCGGCCCGCCGCGCCCTCGACGCCGGCTTCCAGGTCGTCGAGGTGCACGGCGCGCACGGCTACCTCATCGGCGAGTTCCTCTCCCCGCACAGCAACCACCGCACCGACGAGTACGGCGGCTCCTTCGAGAACCGGACCCGGTTCGCCCTGGAGGTCGTCGACGCCGTCCGGGCGGTCTGGCCCGAGGACCTCCCCGTCTTCTTCCGGATCTCGGCCACCGACTGGCTGGAGGAGCAGGGCTGGACGCCCGACGAGACCGTCCGGTTCGCCGCACTCCTTCGCGAGCACGGCATCGACCTCCTCGACGTCTCCAGCGGCGGCAACGGCGGACCCGCGCAGATCCCGCTGAGCCCCGGCTACCAGGTGCCCTTCGCCGCCCGCGTCAAGGCGGAGACCGGACTGCCGGTGGCCGCCGTCGGTCTGATCACCGAGAGCGAGCACGCCGAGAAGATCGTCGCCAACGGCGAGGCCGACGCCGTCCTTCTCGGCCGCGAGCTGCTGCGCGACGCCTCCTGGCCCCGCCGCGCCGCCCGCGAACTCGGCGCCACGACCCACGCCCCGTCGCAGTACGCCTGGGCGATCTGA